The Candidatus Denitrolinea symbiosum DNA window TATATCGCCGCCATCTTTTTGACTTATCTTGCGCTGGGCGTCGGACTGCTCAAGACGCTGGACTTCTTCACGCGCCAGCATCTCCCTGCCAGGATCGGCGCGCTGGCTGCCATCCTGTTTGGATTGTGGATGCTCAAGGACTTCTTCCTCCCCGACCTGGGCTGGCGTTTGCAAGCCCCGCCCCAGGTCGGAATGATGGCACGGGAGATGGCGAAAAAAGCCACCGTCCCGGCTTTGATCGTGGGCGGCTTTCTGATCGGTCTATGCACGGTCCCGTGCAGCGGCGCGGTCTATCTCGGTGTGTTGAGTCTGCTTGCGCTTCAGCCTTCGGCTCTGCTTGGATATGGTTATCTCGTCCTGTATAACGTGATCTTCGTCCTGCCGCTGGTCGTGATCCTCATCGCCGCTTCCGCCCGCCCAACCTTGAATCGACTTGCACACTGGAACCTGCATCACAAGGAATGGGTGCGGCTGGCGCTCGGCGGAGGCGTAGTCGTGATGGGACTCTTGATCCTGGCAACGGTTTGAAAACCTTTATCAATCTTCACGAGACCTTTCGCTCGCCTTTATCGCTCCTTTACGTGCGGAGTTTATATTGAAATCAAGATAAAACACGAAAGGAGTCAAATCTCATGATGGGCTTCGGATTTCTCTTCATGCTTGCTTTGTTTGCTCTGCCGATCCTTCTCGTCGTCGTGCTGGTGAGCAAACTCGGCGCAAACAAATAACAATCGAACGTTCTTCCTCTCCCGCAGGGCTGACCTTTTTGGTCAGCCCTTTTTCATTCCAGTGAGAACGCAAATCACATCGCGCGATAAGCGAAAATGCCTACCGTTCAATGAGGGATTTGGCGCTATGCCCCGGCATTCTGCGCCAATATACTAACCTCAACAGGATTCAAATGAGCGCTCTCATTCCGTTTTTAGTTCTCGATCAAACCAGCGATCAGGTACAAGTGTGGGTCAAGCAGAGGCTGGCAGGCGCCGGCTTCCGCGTCGTGCAAACGTTCGATTTGCAGGATGCCCGCCTGGCTCACCCCGAATGTCCCTGCCCGCATCACGGAACGGAGAACTGCACCTGCCAGATGGTTGTTCTGCTTGTGTATCGCAAGCAGCGCGAGCCTGCCACGTTGGTGATCCATGGTCAGGATGGCAAAACTTGGATTTCGATCGCGGGATCAACGGGACGAGGCGCCACCCAGCATACGGAGACAGCCATCCGACGCGCCCTCATCCCTCGCCTCACCAATATTCCCGCTCCCGTCGAGACGGTATATGACGCCCGATCCACACTCTGAAATCA harbors:
- a CDS encoding cytochrome C biogenesis protein; its protein translation is MAVTSPLRRIVILSTLAVVALGAIALTGWWHPNAPAEAMQMYLPKITLPTVIAAAAVDGINPCAFTVLLLFITAMLATMQGSAQSVNAIRARLLGQGGIYIAAIFLTYLALGVGLLKTLDFFTRQHLPARIGALAAILFGLWMLKDFFLPDLGWRLQAPPQVGMMAREMAKKATVPALIVGGFLIGLCTVPCSGAVYLGVLSLLALQPSALLGYGYLVLYNVIFVLPLVVILIAASARPTLNRLAHWNLHHKEWVRLALGGGVVVMGLLILATV